A single genomic interval of Hevea brasiliensis isolate MT/VB/25A 57/8 chromosome 4, ASM3005281v1, whole genome shotgun sequence harbors:
- the LOC110670036 gene encoding probable polyamine transporter At3g13620 encodes MEVEIQSHTTSTAITQDKLTQNREPATQTPPNMTQELPITTIKLPKKLTLVPLIFLIYFEVAGGPYGEEPAVQAAGLLYALLGFLIFPFIWCIPEAMITAELSTAYPGNGGYVMWADRAFGPFFGSLMGAWKFLSGVINIASFPVFCILYLDRVLPVLDSGWPRGIAILILTLVLSFLNYTGLTIVGYAAVVLSIVSLSPFIIMSFMAIPKIHPHKWLSLGQKGVNKDWTLFFNTLFWNFNFFDNVSTLAGEVDKPQKTYPLALFVAVIFIFVSYLIPLFAVTGALSVNQSEWESGFHATAAEMIAGTWLKYWIEIGAVLSAIGMYEAQLSCYTYQLLGMADLGFVPTFFAKRSKWFDTPWVGILLSTLITIGVSFMDFIDIISSANFLYSLGMLLEFASFLWLRWKLPELRRPYRIPLKLPILVLMCLIPSGFLVLTMVFAPKTVCWVSGIMTVGSIGWYLLNKFCKSKKLLKYSSGESAE; translated from the coding sequence ATGGAAGtagaaatacaatcacatactACCAGCACAGCCATTACACAAGATAAGCTAACCCAAAACCGAGAACCCGCTACGCAAACCCCACCAAATATGACTCAAGAACTCCCTATCACCACCATCAAATTACCAAAGAAGCTTACTCTCGTCCCTCTCATATTCTTAATCTATTTTGAAGTCGCTGGTGGCCCTTATGGTGAAGAACCTGCTGTCCAGGCTGCAGGCCTTCTGTATGCTCTTCTTGGTTTCTTGATATTTCCTTTTATATGGTGTATTCCTGAGGCTATGATTACAGCTGAGCTTTCCACAGCATATCCTGGAAATGGAGGATATGTAATGTGGGCTGATCGTGCTTTTGGTCCCTTTTTTGGATCCTTGATGGGGGCTTGGAAATTCCTGAGTGGTGTCATTAATATCGCTTCTTTTCCAGtcttttgcatattatatttggaCAGGGTACTCCCTGTGTTGGATTCAGGTTGGCCTCGAGGCattgcaattttaattttaacactAGTTCTATCTTTTCTCAACTATACTGGATTAACCATAGTTGGGTATGCTGCTGTTGTACTTAGTATAGTTTCTCTTTCTCCTTTCATAATCATGTCCTTCATGGCAATCCCCAAGATTCATCCCCATAAATGGCTCAGTTTAGGCCAAAAAGGTGTGAATAAAGATTGGACTTTGTTCTTCAATACCCTTTTTTGGAACTTCAATTTCTTTGATAATGTCAGTACTCTAGCTGGAGAAGTGGATAAACCTCAGAAAACATACCCTTTGGCTCTGTTTGTGGCTGTGATATTCATTTTTGTGTCTTATTTGATTCCTCTCTTTGCGGTGACTGGTGCTCTTTCCGTAAATCAAAGTGAATGGGAGTCAGGATTCCATGCCACTGCAGCAGAGATGATTGCAGGGACATGGCTCAAATATTGGATTGAAATTGGTGCTGTATTATCTGCTATAGGTATGTATGAGGCTCAATTGAGCTGCTACACCTACCAGCTTCTTGGTATGGCTGATTTAGGATTTGTGCCTACCTTCTTTGCTAAAAGGTCTAAATGGTTTGATACTCCTTGGGTAGGGATTTTGCTTTCAACTTTGATCACAATTGGGGTATCATTCATGGATTTTATTGATATTATTTCATCAGCTAATTTTCTGTATAGTTTAGGTATGTTATTGGAATTTGCATCTTTTCTTTGGTTGAGATGGAAATTGCCAGAATTGAGGAGACCGTACAGGATTCCATTGAAGCTGCCAATATTGGTGCTAATGTGTTTGATACCATCTGGGTTTTTAGTCCTGACGATGGTTTTTGCTCCTAAAACAGTTTGTTGGGTCAGTGGCATCATGACTGTGGGATCCATTGGATGGTATTTGCTTAACAAGTTTTGCAAGTCAAAGAAGTTGCTTAAGTACAGCAGTGGTGAATCTGCTGAATGA